The following proteins come from a genomic window of Gossypium raimondii isolate GPD5lz chromosome 5, ASM2569854v1, whole genome shotgun sequence:
- the LOC105770148 gene encoding protein NRT1/ PTR FAMILY 8.2, with protein MEPGGNPFEKSFIQPSMEKFVENIQQDDGKIESSTTLVGNGCVDIRGNIADKQTTGGWKASPFIIVNEVAERLAFFAVAVNMVAYLVFEMHQSLPSAATHVNDWIGAAYCLTLLGAFLADAYLGRFFTIIIFSCIYAVGMILLTLSASIDSLRPPQCTARPCIKATGNQSGFLFVALALIALGTGGIKPCVSSFGADQFDGADEKEAQKKYSFFNWFFFAINMGAILGITLLVYVEEKTGYGWGFGVPTVAIVCSILILAAGIPFYRYQKPMGSPFTRFLQVLVASIRNHFHGAQLKREAVLYEVDSMESDIFGARKLTRTNQYRFLDKAAMVIDPEANTKNRWRLCTVTQVEEFKSFVRILPVWASTIALSISFAQLSTFFISQATIMDRKLGPHFNIPAGSVPVFSAINALLLVPIYEIWMVPILRKHTGHRRGLTSLQRMGVGLFISIFAMASAALVEKKRRDHPDLSSLTVFWLLPQFFLIGTAEVFTYVGQLEFFYEEATDGTRSISSAMFLSEIGIGSWLSTAIVKIIERATGGEQTGWLRNDLNKSRLDNFYWVLAIINAANFLKYLWVARRYKGKNGMGQSTARVENSVELDAADEVKKDKGEFQSMVL; from the exons ATGGAACCTGGTGGTAACCCATTTGAGAAGTCCTTTATTCAGCCATCTATGGAGAAATTTGTTGAGAATATACAGCAGGATGATGGGAAAATTGAATCATCAACTACATTGGTTGGCAATGGATGCGTGGATATTAGAGGGAATATTGCAGATAAACAAACAACTGGAGGATGGAAGGCATCTCCATTTATCATAG TTAACGAGGTTGCGGAGAGATTGGCATTCTTTGCAGTAGCAGTGAACATGGTGGCTTATTTGGTTTTCGAAATGCACCAATCGCTTCCATCTGCTGCAACTCATGTGAATGATTGGATCGGAGCTGCCTATTGTCTTACTCTACTTGGAGCATTTCTTGCCGATGCTTATTTGGGTCGATTCTTCACCATCATCATCTTTTCGTGCATATATGCAGTC gGAATGATTTTGCTGACTCTATCGGCTTCCATAGACAGCCTGCGACCACCACAATGCACGGCCAGACCATGCATTAAAGCAACCGGCAACCAATCAGGTTTCCTCTTTGTTGCATTGGCTCTTATAGCCCTTGGAACCGGTGGTATCAAGCCATGCGTTTCATCCTTTGGAGCAGACCAGTTCGACGGAGCCGATGAAAAAGAAGCCCAAAAGAAATATTCATTCTTTAACTGGTTCTTCTTTGCTATAAACATGGGTGCCATTTTGGGGATCACGCTTCTGGTATATGTAGAAGAGAAGACAGGTTATGGTTGGGGTTTTGGAGTCCCTACTGTGGCTATTGTTTGCTCCATTTTAATCCTAGCTGCTGGAATACCTTTTTATCGTTACCAAAAACCCATGGGAAGTCCTTTCACAAGGTTTCTCCAGGTTCTTGTGGCTTCTATTAGGAACCATTTTCATGGGGCTCAATTAAAACGTGAAGCTGTTTTATATGAAGTTGATTCGATGGAGTCTGATATTTTTGGTGCTCGGAAACTCACTCGAACGAACCAGTATAG GTTCTTGGACAAGGCAGCAATGGTGATCGATCCTGAAGCTAATACTAAAAACCGATGGAGGCTTTgcacagtgactcaagtagaagAATTCAAGTCCTTCGTCAGAATCCTCCCTGTATGGGCATCTACAATAGCTCTTTCCATCTCATTTGCTCAACTCTCGACCTTCTTCATCAGCCAAGCCACCATTATGGACCGCAAACTTGGTCCGCACTTCAACATTCCAGCAGGCTCGGTCCCTGTTTTCAGTGCCATCAACGCCCTCTTACTCGTCCCCATCTATGAAATATGGATGGTCCCGATCTTACGTAAACACACCGGTCATCGTCGTGGTCTTACATCTTTACAAAGAATGGGTGTCGGCCTATTCATATCTATCTTTGCAATGGCCTCGGCTGCTTTAGTCGAGAAGAAACGCCGAGACCACCCTGATCTGTCATCTTTGACAGTGTTCTGGCTGCTTCCGCAGTTCTTCTTAATTGGCACTGCCGAGGTTTTCACTTACGTGGGACAATTGGAGTTCTTTTATGAAGAAGCGACCGATGGGACGAGAAGCATAAGCAGCGCGATGTTTCTTAGTGAGATTGGGATTGGAAGTTGGTTGAGCACCGCCATTGTTAAAATCATTGAGCGTGCAACCGGTGGAGAACAAACAGGGTGGCTAAGAAATGATCTCAACAAAAGCAGGCTCGATAATTTCTACTGGGTATTGGCGATAATCAATGCTGCTAATTTCTTGAAGTACTTGTGGGTTGCTCGACGATATAAGGGAAAGAATGGCATGGGACAG
- the LOC105771316 gene encoding dehydration-responsive element-binding protein 2D — MGGSGSGEKKLVKKRAQASSRKGCMRGKGGPENALCTYKGVRQRTWGKWVAEIREPNRGSRLWLGTFDTALEAAMTYDSAARKLYGSDAKLNLPHLCVNSRFPPPSSNTQVAPIGNQPLNATTSSPNSPIIIRVDEVTPVSNSESDMSQGNMVANNAKFGQNQEENGGFWENMTMNLPVLDDSIWAEAVMSLDFPVMDDPSIFGTSLVDTTGWDALQTPWCM, encoded by the coding sequence ATGGGTGGCTCTGGGTCTGGAGAGAAAAAACTAGTGAAGAAACGTGCACAAGCGAGTTCGAGAAAAGGGTGCATGAGAGGGAAGGGAGGTCCAGAGAATGCTCTTTGCACTTACAAAGGCGTAAGACAAAGAACTTGGGGCAAATGGGTGGCTGAAATTCGTGAACCCAACCGTGGTTCTCGTCTTTGGCTAGGTACTTTCGACACCGCCCTTGAAGCTGCGATGACTTACGATTCTGCCGCACGTAAACTCTATGGTTCGGATGCCAAGCTCAACTTGCCACACTTGTGTGTCAACTCTCGGTTTCCACCTCCTTCGTCAAATACTCAGGTCGCCCCGATAGGGAACCAACCTCTAAATGCGACTACCAGTTCACCGAACAGCCCAATTATTATCAGGGTCGATGAAGTAACACCAGTGAGCAACAGTGAATCAGATATGTCTCAAGGGAACATGGTGGCGAACAATGCCAAATTTGGACAAAACCAAGAAGAAAATGGTGGGTTTTGGGAGAATATGACGATGAACTTGCCTGTTTTAGATGACTCCATTTGGGCAGAAGCTGTTATGTCATTAGATTTTCCAGTGATGGATGATCCAAGCATTTTCGGTACCAGTCTTGTCGATACAACAGGATGGGATGCCTTGCAAACCCCGTGGTGCATGTAA
- the LOC105770218 gene encoding probable GTP-binding protein OBGC2 isoform X2, producing MIPVTNIEFRRHNWDLNRSGKSRFCTIKSRLTTRTKESPSTNPDTLLREPHKYFDQVIITVRSGDGGHGAVLTMPSQQQATKWQGKHENKEKSKKKLSYKRDFDGSLILPVGGHGGDVVIYADEGKDTLLELHKKSRHNAKRGGNVAAMGVLTSQLRDGLAAPTLRIPVPVGTVVKRKRGKLLADLAQPGDEVLVARGGQGGISLIEMPEYRRKKLMSLTTNVMRDESDKVLVLGQPGEEVSLELILRVVADVGLIGLPNAGKSTLLAAITLAKPDIADYPFTTLMPNLGRLDGDPDLGPGQYSSEATLADLPGLIEGAHLGKGLGRNFLRHLRRTRLLVHVVDASADDPLNDYITVREELRMYNPNYLERPYVVVLNKIDLPKARDKLPHLTEEILKIGSDIVHSELGMSSRDEVQSLPTEGGEATTLSPAISVEDKMDKGIEDYPRPAAVVGVSVLKGIRVNDMLKEIRAALRKCRDSNDALELSARSRE from the exons ATGATACCCGTTACTAATATCGAATTTCGAAG GCATAATTGGGACTTAAACAGATCTGGGAAATCGAGGTTTTGTACGATAAAGTCCAGACTCACAACAAGAACCAAAGAGTCACCTTCGACAAACCCCGATACATTACTAAGAGAACCTCACAAGTATTTTGATCAAGTAATCATCACCGTCCGTTCGGGTGATGGCGGCCATGGTGCCGTCCTTACCATGCCTAGCCAACAACAAGCTACGAAGTGGCAAGGAAAACATGAGAATAAAGAGAAGTCAAAGAAGAAACTTTCGTATAAAAGGGATTTTGATGGGTCACTTATCCTTCCAGTGGGTGGTCATGGTGGAGACGTAGTAATTTATGCTGATGAAGGGAAAGATACGTTATTGGAACTTCATAAGAAGAGTCGACATAATGCAAAGCGTGGTGGAAATGTCGCTGCTATGGGTGTTTTAACTTCTCAGCTGCGTGATGGCCTTGCTGCCCCAACTTTGCGTATCCCTGTTCCTGTTG GCACTGTTGTGAAACGCAAACGTGGGAAGTTATTGGCTGACCTAGCGCAGCCTGGTGATGAAGTACTTGTTGCTAGGGGTGGTCAAGGAGGG ATTAGCTTGATAGAAATGCCTGAATACAGAAGGAAAAAGTTGATGTCTTTAACCACAAACGTAATGAGAGATGAAAGTGATAAG GTTTTAGTTCTTGGTCAGCCTGGAGAGGAGGTTAGTTTGGAGTTGATTCTTCGAGTTGTTGCTGATGTTGGGTTAATT GGGCTTCCAAATGCAGGCAAGTCAACGCTTCTAGCTGCCATTACACTTGCAAAACCAGATATTGCTGACTATCCTTTCACGACATTGATGCCAAACCTTGGGCGGCTTGATGGTGACCCTGATTTAGGGCCAGGTCAATATTCATCTGAAGCAACATTGGCAGATTTGCCTGGTCTTATAGAAGGTGCTCATCTGGGCAAG GGTCTAGGTCGCAATTTCTTGAGGCATTTGAGGAGGACACGTTTGTTGGTCCATGTTGTTGATGCATCAGCTGATGACCCTTTAAATGACTACATAACTGTCAGAGAG GAACTGAGGATGTACAATCCAAATTACCTAGAACGACCATATGTTGTAGTACTGAACAAGATTGACCTTCCCAAG GCGAGGGATAAGCTTCCGCATTTAACTGAAGAAATCTTAAAGATTGGAAGTGATATAGTACATTCTGAGTTGGGAATGAGTTCTAGAGATGAAGTGCAATCATTGCCCACTGAAGGTGGCGAAGCGACTACATTGTCTCCAGCGATTTCTGTTGAAGATAAAATGGATAAAGGAATTGAGGACTATCCACGGCCCGCTGCTGTTGTTGGTGTTAGTGTTTT GAAAGGCATCAGAGTAAACGACATGTTGAAGGAGATAAGGGCTGCCTTAAGGAAGTGTAGAGATTCGAACGATGCATTGGAATTAAGTGCGAGGTCAAGGGAGTAA
- the LOC105770255 gene encoding AAA-ATPase At3g50940 produces MWFSTKAMPSYEAILSATASLTASVILLRTIANDFIPESIKDRLFLHLHKISSSLSSQLTVVIEESDGLTANQVFHAANVYLGEKLSSSTPRIKVNKPQKEKRLQVTTDKNQEMVDVFKGVKLKWVLLSTSRNHVLKKNNKNGVLKEEIRYFELSFHKKNREMVLGSYLPYLLQKAKEIKEKNKTLKLHTVDYNGTDYWGSISLDHPASFDTMAMDPTVKTALIEDLDRFSRRREFYRRVGKAWKRGYLLYGPPGTGKSSLVAAMANYLKFDVYDLDLKEIQCNSDLRRLLIGTGNGSIIVIEDIDTSLDSAEDDKVTLSGLLNFIDGLWSSCGDERIIVFTTNHKDRLDPVLLRPGRMDMHLHMSYCTFSGFKTLASNYLRIQDHQLFGEIKGWLDKVQATPAEVAGELMKCEDPNVALRGLIKWFHNRANTEVQDGSLNI; encoded by the exons atgtggtTTTCAACCAAAGCTATGCCTTCCTACGAAGCAATTCTGTCAGCAACCGCCTCTCTCACCGCTTCCGTCATTCTTTTACGAACCATCGCCAATGATTTCATCCCCGAATCCATCAAAGATCGTCTCTTTTTACACCTTCACAAGATTTCGTCCTCTTTATCTTCTCAGCTCACGGTCGTCATCGAAGAATCCGACGGGCTCACGGCCAATCAAGTCTTCCACGCCGCAAATGTTTACTTGGGCGAAAAGCTGTCGTCGTCCACGCCGAGGATCAAAGTTAACAAGCCCCAAAAAGAGAAGCGTTTGCAAGTGACTACCGACAAGAATCAAGAAATGGTGGATGTATTCAAAGGTGTGAAGTTGAAGTGGGTGTTGCTGTCTACTTCGAGGAACCATGtgttaaagaaaaacaacaaaaatgggGTTTTAAAGGAGGAAATACGGTACTTCGAGCTGAGTTTTCATAAGAAGAACAGGGAGATGGTGTTGGGTTCTTACTTGCCTTACCTTCTTCAAAAAGCAAAagagataaaagaaaagaacaagacATTGAAGCTTCACACGGTTGATTACAATGGCACTGATTATTGGGGTTCCATCAGTCTTGATCATCCAGCAAGTTTTGATACAATGGCAATGGATCCAACAGTGAAGACTGCACTGATTGAAGATCTTGATAGGTTTTCAAGGAGAAGAGAGTTTTACAGGAGAGTAGGGAAGGCTTGGAAACGTGGGTATTTGTTATATGGACCACCTGGAACAGGGAAGTCAAGTTTGGTTGCTGCCATGGCTAATTATCTTAAGTTTGATGTTTATGATTTGGATTTGAAAGAAATTCAATGCAATTCGGATTTGAGGAGATTATTAATTGGTACTGGTAATGGATCTATAATTGTCATTGAAGACATTGATACTTCACTAGATTCTGCTGAAGATGACAAG GTTACATTATCTGGTCTACTGAACTTCATTGATGGACTGTGGTCAAGTTGTGGGGATGAAAGGATAATAGTGTTTACAACCAATCACAAGGACCGTCTTGATCCAGTGCTGCTAAGACCAGGACGCATGGATATGCACCTCCATATGTCTTACTGCACATTTAGTGGTTTCAAAACCCTGGCTTCTAATTACTTGCGAATTCAAGATCATCAACTTTTTGGTGAAATCAAAGGGTGGTTAGATAAGGTTCAGGCAACACCAGCTGAGGTTGCAGGAGAGTTGATGAAATGTGAAGATCCTAATGTTGCTCTTCGAGGACTTATCAAATGGTTTCATAACAGGGCTAACACTGAGGTGCAGGACGGtagtttgaatatttaa
- the LOC105770042 gene encoding 26S proteasome regulatory subunit S10B homolog B: protein MSDGEDAVRRRNAVAEYRKKLLQHKEYESRVRAGRENLRAAKKEFNKTEDDLKSLQSVGQIIGEVLRPLDNERLIVKASSGPRYVVGCRSKVDKEKLTSGTRVVLDMTTLTIMRALPREVDPVVYNMLHEDPGNVSYSAVGGLSDQIRELRESIELPLMNPELFLRVGIKPPKGVLLYGPPGTGKTLLARAIASNIDANFLKVVSSAIIDKYIGESARLIREMFGYARDHQPCIIFMDEIDAIGGRRFSEGTSADREIQRTLMELLNQLDGFDQLGKVKMIMATNRPDVLDPALLRPGRLDRKIEIPLPNEQSRMEILKIHAAGIAKHGEIDYEAVVKLAEGFNGADLRNVCTEAGMSAIRAERDYVIHEDFMKAVRKLNEAKKLESSAHYSADFGKE, encoded by the exons ATGAGCGACGGAGAAGACGCTGTGCGACGCCGGAATGCGGTTGCGGAGTATCGGAAGAAACTCCTTCAACACAAAGAATACGAATCCAGGGTTCGAGCAG GTAGGGAGAATCTGAGAGCTGCTAAGAAGGAGTTCAACAAAACAGAAGATGATTTGAAGTCTCTTCAGAGTGTTGGGCAGATCATTGGGGAAGTTCTCAGGCCTCTTGATAATGAACGCT TGATTGTTAAAGCAAGCAGTGGCCCTCGTTATGTTGTTGGTTGCCGCAGTAAAGTTGATAAGGAGAAACTGACTTCAGGAACTAGAGTGGTTCTTGACATGACAACACTTACTATCATGCGGGCACTTCCTCGTGAA GTTGATCCAGTTGTTTACAACATGTTGCACGAGGATCCTGGTAATGTTAGCTACTCGGCTGTTGGTGGTTTATCTGATCAAATTCGAGAGCTGAGGGAATCTATTGAGCTCCCTCTCATGAATCCTGAGCTTTTCCTTAGAGTAGGAATTAAACCTCCCAAG GGTGTCCTCCTTTATGGGCCTCCTGGTACTGGCAAGACATTGTTAGCCAGAGCAATAGCAAGTAATATTGATGCCAACTTCTTAAAG GTTGTTTCAAGTGCAATAATTGACAAATACATAGGAGAAAGTGCAAGACTGATAAGAGAAATGTTTGGATATGCACGTGATCACCAA CCTTGCATTATCTTTATGGATGAGATTGATGCTATTGGTGGACGCCGTTTCAGTGAGGGAACAAGTGCTGACCGTGAAATACAGAGAACACTAATGGAGTTACTTAATCAGCTTGATGGATTTGATCAGCTTGGGAAG GTTAAAATGATCATGGCTACAAACCGCCCTGATGTTCTTGACCCTGCACTGCTTCGTCCTGGACGGCTGGACAGAAAGATAGAGATCCCATTGCCAAATGAGCAGTCAAGAATGGAAATCCTCAAGATTCATGCTGCTGGCATAGCCAAGCATGGTGAAATTGACTACGAGGCTGTTGTTAAACTTGCTGAG GGCTTTAATGGTGCTGATCTACGAAATGTTTGCACGGAAGCTGGAATGTCAGCAATTCGTGCAGAACGTGATTATGTCATCCACGAAGATTTCATGAAG GCAGTGAGAAAATTGAATGAAGCCAAGAAATTGGAATCCAGTGCACACTACAGTGCCGATTTTGGGAAAGAATAG
- the LOC105770257 gene encoding uncharacterized protein LOC105770257, with product MEICQLSGHFFSGIPLQFNHRLRKSARTPKFLTYANGVSCYQTEKTGQDSQNRMFILGMGFVGQFFAEELRNEGWIVSGTCTSMKKRNEIQERGLDVLLFDANQPEMGTMNTLKSYTHLLVSIPPIMGIGDPMLQHGELLRSTMIDGNLQWLCYLSSTSVYGDCGGACVDEDFLASPTNEMAKLRLVAEQGWLNLAHDVGIKAQVFRLGGIYGPGRSAVDTIIKQGPLSESQKRRVAKQFTSRVHVADICQALKASIRIQLSRRIYNIVDDDPASRKEVFAYALDLVEKKWPSLVKEITSHERAEPFVQKTTLKGEKRVSNAHMKNELAVQLLYPSYKSGLQSIIDQIGNPF from the exons ATGGAAATTTGTCAATTATCAGGACATTTTTTCTCAGGCATTCCCCTTCAATTTAACCATCGTTTACGAAAATCAGCTAGAACCCCAAAGTTTTTAACTTATGCGAATGGGGTTAGCTGTTACCAAACGGAGAAGACGGGCCAAGATTCTCAGAATCGGATGTTTATTCTTGGCATGGGTTTTGTCGGACAATTCTTTGCTGAGGAGCTCCGGAATGAAGGCTG GATTGTCTCTGGGACTTGCACAAGcatgaagaagagaaatgaaATTCAGGAAAGAGGACTCGATGTTCTACTTTTTGATGCAAATCAGCCAGA GATGGGTACCATGAATACATTGAAATCCTATACACATCTTCTTGTCTCAATTCCTCCTATTATGGGTATTGGTGATCCG aTGCTTCAACATGGAGAACTTCTAAGAAGTACAATGATAGATGGCAATCTTCAGTGGCTCTGTTATTTGTCCTCTACAA GTGTATATGGGGATTGTGGTGGTGCATGCGTGGACGAGGA TTTCCTTGCTAGCCCTACAAATGAGATGGCTAAATTGAGGTTAGTTGCTGAGCAAGGATGGTTGAATCTAGCACATGATGTTGGGATCAAGGCACAAGTATTCCGACTTGGAGGTATCTATGGCCCTGGTAGAAG TGCCGTTGACACAATAATTAAGCAGGGACCTTTATCAGAATCCCAGAAACGGAGAGTTGCTAAACAATTCACGTCCAGAGTTCACGTGGCGGACATTTGTCAAGCACTCAAGGCCAGCATTCGCATCCAACTCTCCAG GAGAATTTACAATATTGTAGATGATGATCCAGCATCTCGGAAAGAGGTATTTGCTTATGCATTGGACTTGGTTGAGAAAAAGTGGCCTTCTCTGGTCAAGGAAATCACTTCTCATGAGAGAGCTGAACCATTTGTTCAAAAAACAACTTTAAAAGGTGAGAAACGAGTTTCTAATGCGCATATGAAGAATGAATTGGCTGTGCAGCTTCTTTATCCAAGCTATAAATCTGGATTACAGAGCATAATCGACCAGATTGGGAACCCATTTTAG
- the LOC105770218 gene encoding probable GTP-binding protein OBGC2 isoform X1 produces MATLVSLPSAYLTPRLTIDKLFFGPLLPISTSTKHNWDLNRSGKSRFCTIKSRLTTRTKESPSTNPDTLLREPHKYFDQVIITVRSGDGGHGAVLTMPSQQQATKWQGKHENKEKSKKKLSYKRDFDGSLILPVGGHGGDVVIYADEGKDTLLELHKKSRHNAKRGGNVAAMGVLTSQLRDGLAAPTLRIPVPVGTVVKRKRGKLLADLAQPGDEVLVARGGQGGISLIEMPEYRRKKLMSLTTNVMRDESDKVLVLGQPGEEVSLELILRVVADVGLIGLPNAGKSTLLAAITLAKPDIADYPFTTLMPNLGRLDGDPDLGPGQYSSEATLADLPGLIEGAHLGKGLGRNFLRHLRRTRLLVHVVDASADDPLNDYITVREELRMYNPNYLERPYVVVLNKIDLPKARDKLPHLTEEILKIGSDIVHSELGMSSRDEVQSLPTEGGEATTLSPAISVEDKMDKGIEDYPRPAAVVGVSVLKGIRVNDMLKEIRAALRKCRDSNDALELSARSRE; encoded by the exons ATGGCGACTCTGGTTTCGCTGCCTTCCGCCTATCTCACCCCGCGCCTTACTATCGACAAACTCTTCTTTGGTCCTCTCCTCCCCATTTCCACAAGCACAAA GCATAATTGGGACTTAAACAGATCTGGGAAATCGAGGTTTTGTACGATAAAGTCCAGACTCACAACAAGAACCAAAGAGTCACCTTCGACAAACCCCGATACATTACTAAGAGAACCTCACAAGTATTTTGATCAAGTAATCATCACCGTCCGTTCGGGTGATGGCGGCCATGGTGCCGTCCTTACCATGCCTAGCCAACAACAAGCTACGAAGTGGCAAGGAAAACATGAGAATAAAGAGAAGTCAAAGAAGAAACTTTCGTATAAAAGGGATTTTGATGGGTCACTTATCCTTCCAGTGGGTGGTCATGGTGGAGACGTAGTAATTTATGCTGATGAAGGGAAAGATACGTTATTGGAACTTCATAAGAAGAGTCGACATAATGCAAAGCGTGGTGGAAATGTCGCTGCTATGGGTGTTTTAACTTCTCAGCTGCGTGATGGCCTTGCTGCCCCAACTTTGCGTATCCCTGTTCCTGTTG GCACTGTTGTGAAACGCAAACGTGGGAAGTTATTGGCTGACCTAGCGCAGCCTGGTGATGAAGTACTTGTTGCTAGGGGTGGTCAAGGAGGG ATTAGCTTGATAGAAATGCCTGAATACAGAAGGAAAAAGTTGATGTCTTTAACCACAAACGTAATGAGAGATGAAAGTGATAAG GTTTTAGTTCTTGGTCAGCCTGGAGAGGAGGTTAGTTTGGAGTTGATTCTTCGAGTTGTTGCTGATGTTGGGTTAATT GGGCTTCCAAATGCAGGCAAGTCAACGCTTCTAGCTGCCATTACACTTGCAAAACCAGATATTGCTGACTATCCTTTCACGACATTGATGCCAAACCTTGGGCGGCTTGATGGTGACCCTGATTTAGGGCCAGGTCAATATTCATCTGAAGCAACATTGGCAGATTTGCCTGGTCTTATAGAAGGTGCTCATCTGGGCAAG GGTCTAGGTCGCAATTTCTTGAGGCATTTGAGGAGGACACGTTTGTTGGTCCATGTTGTTGATGCATCAGCTGATGACCCTTTAAATGACTACATAACTGTCAGAGAG GAACTGAGGATGTACAATCCAAATTACCTAGAACGACCATATGTTGTAGTACTGAACAAGATTGACCTTCCCAAG GCGAGGGATAAGCTTCCGCATTTAACTGAAGAAATCTTAAAGATTGGAAGTGATATAGTACATTCTGAGTTGGGAATGAGTTCTAGAGATGAAGTGCAATCATTGCCCACTGAAGGTGGCGAAGCGACTACATTGTCTCCAGCGATTTCTGTTGAAGATAAAATGGATAAAGGAATTGAGGACTATCCACGGCCCGCTGCTGTTGTTGGTGTTAGTGTTTT GAAAGGCATCAGAGTAAACGACATGTTGAAGGAGATAAGGGCTGCCTTAAGGAAGTGTAGAGATTCGAACGATGCATTGGAATTAAGTGCGAGGTCAAGGGAGTAA
- the LOC105765983 gene encoding uncharacterized protein LOC105765983: MASFEFDNVKAEKEDALWRYNMEKKLKIGLRLTGFLLALFLFAWSWFPTFIPGTLEVTGDFRRRLVSAFNEPLFTFVLVNFIIVVVYILSGGKHTQKQTTSADIYDEYVGSYRRSILRSTVATAVPAAEESMVDKQIVHVEKAVPPVSLVKQLEPTVETVRETKTSLSPVEQPTTTTTANRTVPTKTKPAVSSTEVREKEYLRSQSTVSESVNQRAPIEFRRSETSICEGGGGETVVSGIEPRRKSMEEMSNEEFQRIIDSFIAERKKTLLQENTVTLGQKKSACLSY; this comes from the coding sequence ATGGCTTCCTTTGAATTTGATAACGTCAAGGCCGAGAAAGAAGATGCTTTATGGAGGTACAACATGGAGAAGAAGTTGAAGATTGGACTTCGTTTAACCGGATTTTTGTTGgctttgtttttgtttgcatGGTCTTGGTTCCCTACTTTCATCCCTGGCACCCTCGAGGTTACCGGAGATTTCCGCCGCCGTTTGGTTTCTGCTTTTAATGAACCTCTTTTCACCTTTGTCCTTGTAAACTTCATCATCGTTGTTGTTTATATATTGTCTGGCGGAAAACACACCCAGAAACAAACCACAAGCGCTGACATCTACGACGAATACGTCGGCAGTTATCGCCGGAGTATACTCAGATCCACCGTCGCCACTGCCGTTCCTGCCGCGGAAGAGAGCATGGTGGACAAACAAATTGTTCATGTAGAAAAGGCGGTTCCTCCGGTTTCTCTTGTAAAGCAGCTAGAACCGACAGTTGAAACGGTTAGAGAGACAAAGACTTCCCTTTCACCAGTTGAACAACCTACAACGACGACGACGGCGAACCGTACAGTACCGACAAAGACAAAGCCTGCCGTTTCATCAACTGAAGTCAGGGAAAAGGAGTATCTAAGAAGTCAATCAACGGTTTCGGAATCTGTAAACCAAAGAGCGCCAATCGAGTTTCGGAGATCCGAGACATCAATCTGCGAAGGCGGCGGCGGAGAGACGGTGGTTTCAGGTATAGAGCCGCGGAGGAAATCAATGGAGGAAATGAGCAACGAAGAGTTTCAGCGGATCATAGATAGTTTCATTgctgaaagaaagaaaactctACTGCAAGAAAACACTGTTACACTAGGACAAAAGAAAAGTGCATGCCTATCCTATTGA